GAAGTTTGCTGGTTCTATTCCCAGGGACAGCAGAGTGgtgtcaccactgggcccctgagcaagacccttaacctacAATTTCTCTTGGGACTGTCtctgctttatatatatatatatatatatatatatatatatatatatatatatatatatatatatatatatatatatatatatgtgttgcTTTATATAAAACTgcctgctgaataaatgtaaatgattaaCAAGCAGGAAATGGGTTGGTAGGTACAGTTATATAGGCATCCCGCCTGCGATTCCCTGAGTACTACAGTGATCATCCACTTTCTCTCTTAGCAGACCTGACTGGTGTAACGCTGGGTCTCCAGCTATGTTCCTGGGGCCCAGAGACctctttaccccccccccctcctggaaTGAGGCCATGTTCCTCATCCTGGCCCTGGCTCTGAACGTCCTCTTCCTGAGAGGGAAGCTGCTGAGATCATTGTGTGGACTGATGCGTGTGTGGACCATCTGTGCACCAGCATCAACCAGGAAGCGGGCCCGCTCCCTCCACCAtcccctgctccctcgtcctctctgcccccccctctgCTTTCACCTTCTCCTCATCCAGGCGCAGCAATACCGGCCTTGGCGTGCACCATGTGTCCCAAGCAGACGATTCCCGCTTCTGGGAGTGAATGTCATTTccccagggggcagtgtgacagGGGTCACAGGGACCTTCCTTCACGCTGGGCAGGGTTTGACGCTGAGCGGACGGCACCAGTGCAGCGCTCATCCTGCAGTCTGCATGTAGATGTTCAAACTGatccagtcacatgaccatgctGAGTGTCTTTTTTCAGAAAggcaaatgtatttttaatgtgtatACAGAGGGAGTCACACACTGAGCTGCATGGGAGGTTTAGCCTAAGTGAGGAGCAGCCAGCTTGGCTGGATTGTGTCATTTTTCCATCTTAAGGCCTTTTCACGTAAAAAATCAAGGAGGGCATAAAATTACCACTGCATTTATTAGGGTCACTGACAGTACATGGAATATTGTTCTCGCTAAAGTTTAACAATAAGCCAGCATTCTGATTGTCACTAGTGGAAGCACTACAGACCAGAGCTTATTGCAGAAAAACATTTTGAGGCTACAACTTTCTTATGTACAAACAAATGATTATTTGTGTTCTGCATTAGTCCAGAAACTAAAGACCTTCCTTCAAGTAACTACAGTCAAAAAATACCTTTTCAGATGGCTTTCAGTGTAGGTGCCTAGAGCCTGGATATCTGTGATGCACACAAAGCCACCAAATACCAAATATATAAACCATTCATGAAAACTGTATGCAGAAAAGGGATGTTTAATTGTCATGAACGTAGACAGTAACCAGACAATGACAAGAAATCAGCACTAATGTAATGGCTCAGTTTAGCGAACCTGTGGGAACAACACTGTGAACGGGGGGTAAATAAAGGTGAACTCTGGCGGAGGGTTTAGCAGGAAGCGCAGCCCCCGACATCAGTGCTGCATGGAGTCCAGCTGCCCGCGTTTTCTGAAGATCTGAGGGTACTGCAGACGGTGTGTGGTACTGCCCTGGCCAAGGGACATGGAAGCACGCATGTGCAcatatgcacacgcacacacacgcgcacacacgcgcaTGCACAAGCATGCAGAACACTCGTCTTATTGCAGTTTAAATACTGTTTCAACTCTTGCATATCGTAAATTGACCACAACACAGATTTTAACCACAGCGGTTCCACTTTCTAACCTCGACTGGCGATGTATTTTTGGTGGGGGCTGTTGAGGTGTGTGATTCGTCCATGGGGGGTGAAGTGAGCAGGGTCATGACCTGTGACACAGTCAGGAGGCGGTGCAGCCACGAGCCCGGCCTTCAGTCCAGAACCGCCGAAGAGCGCGGGCGACCGCAGCAGGCGGGACGGCGGACGCTCTTCAGCAGGACCCGGAAGACATTGCGTGACTTCCTCCCACCCCTCTTGCCCTGCGAGCTCTCCGAGCAGATGGACTTCCGGATCGCCCTCACcttcctctcctgctccctgatCTTGGACTGCAGGTGGCTTTGAATGGCAAAACCCAGGGACTCGGGGTCCAGAGAGGCCCCGTACACCTCCCacgtcatgccctgctcgtcccaCACCACATCCTGCACGGGCTCACACTCGCTCCGCTTCCGTGCTGAGCTCCCCTGTTCCCCCAGCTCCTGCTCCTCCCCCACATTCCTAGGGGGGTGGCTTAATGCTCCCGGTTTGCTCAGTGCTGTCTCCTGGTCGTGGTCCAGCCCGAAAGCCCAGCTGTCATGGGGATCTGCCTCATGCTCTGAATTCTTACTGTTTTTTGACACCACGGTCTGGTCATTTTCCAGAACAAATtgtaatcttgttttttttgacCCGCTTCCTTTCATGGGAGGAAGCGGATCTCGCGGGACAGGTGGCTCCTGGGGCGGTAAACACTCTGGAGCAGGGCCTCCATGTGAATTCGCCACGTGGTTTCCGTTGCTGTGCTCTGACCTGGTCTGACGAGGTGGTGAAGTCGTTGGCGGTGAGTCCTTCCCGCAGATCCCGATTTCAGGAATCCTGTTTGCCTGTATATTTATCTGATAGACCGGCTGTAAAGGTGCAAAGCCAGAACGGAGGGGCAGCCTTCCTGTGTCTGCTGTCGCCTTCAGTCCACAGTTCGGTCCCGAGGTTGCTGTATAGAACGTGCTGGCCTGCACGCTCTGGCACGCCCCTGCCTCCAGTCGCACCTTCTGCAGCATCGGCTGCATTCTCTGGTGGTCAGGAAGTGTGGGCTCCACATGAACCTGACACTGGGAAAACATCTGGGGGTCCGTCGCACTGACGCGTCCACTCCTGCTGGACAAATCCTCACTGCATGCTGCCTGGAATGTCCCACAGTTCAGTGGACTGAGGACAGCGAGGATTTCCGCGTCCTCTTCCTCCAGTCGACAGGAGTGTTGGCACATAGAAGCCGGGAAGAGGAGCGGGCTTGTGGCTGTGGACCTGCTGCAGACATCAGCTATGGTCTGCACCTCTGCATCCTGGCATTTGCTCTTGGGGGGCGGACCCCACTCTGTGCTGGTTGTCATGGTTGCTGCCTCCTTAAACTGCAGGTTATGGTTTTCCCAAGCCCCTTGCTTTTCTGCTGAAGAAGGCTGAGGATTTTGAAACGCTTCTGCAGGAGGACTTGGACTCTGTTGGCTTTCAGGTGTGGTGCCCCTCCTGTGTGACTCATGTGAGGGACTCTTGCTGTCTTTGGGAGTCTCTGTGTGGTCCTCAGGTGAAGGCTTCACCTCAGTGCTGGTGCTGTCTCCCTCCATTTGGAGTGGCCAGTTTCCTCTACCTCCTGTTGCCCCTGTCCTCTCTTCACCCTGCTCTTTCTTTGATCTCCATCCTTCTCGCTGATGTTCTGCTGAGGAGCTTTCAGCTACCTCcctttttgggttttctgtgtaGATCTGAGCATGATGTGCATTCTGAAAAGGCTCAGTTGGGCCATCGCTGCTTGCAGGGTCAGCCTGGACTGGCCTGCCTCCAGCAGCCTCAGCTCTCTTACTTTGGGTCGTCTTTGATTTAGAGGTCATTTGCGTCAGTTTGGGTTCCATTTCTGGCAGCCGGACCGGGACCACCGTGTCCTTGTGTGGGAGGTGACCCAGGGAAGTATCAGTCTCTGGCTTCACTGTTTGTGACTTCATGAGCACCTCCTCAAAGGGCTGCTCCTTCCCACTGCCACTGGGATTCCATGCAGCCTCTGACAGTATAACCAGAGGCATGACCTCTCGTCCAGTAAACACGGAAGAGCCGCCCTCGTCCATGCAGCCCCGTAGGCCTGCACCCTCGACACTCTCGCCCTGACAGCTCCCATCTCTCTTGAGCTTCCCCTGTCCTGCCTTAATGTCGTCTCTGCACTCTGTTTCATTAGCCAAAGATGCTACTTGGGACCCGCTCCATGCCATCCCCCCACAGTGGTCACTGTTGGATTGTGACGTCAGTATCCTCCTCGCCTGCTGCTCCTCCGCCCGGTGGCTCCTGGACTCTGCACTGCTTGGGGAGCTTAAAGCAGAAAGCTGCCCATCCATCTGAATGTGCAGGTTGCTCTTGGCCTCAGATACAGCATCCATTTTGCACTCCGGTGAAAAGAGGGACGTGACTAGCACGCAGCCAGCGCAGACGGGCACGCAGCCGGCGCAGACGGGCACGCAGCCGGCGCAGACGGGCACGCAGCCGGCGTAGACTGGCACGCAGCCGGCTGGCCTCAGATCACCATCCACAGTCAGAGGGGGTTTCCTGAGGCAGGAATAAAACCACCATCAGCTCTGAAGGAAATAAAGAGGCACAGTAGTGTGTTTCAGACACACAGAGCATTTTCCTCAGGTGATACAATGAATACTCACACAAATGATAACTGCTCCTAATGCACCTTTTAAAAAGAACATAACAGATAGTCTAAGACATGTCAGTGTCAGAGTGAAAACGCGTCTCTGAAGTGAGAGCACAAGGAAAATGTGTTTATGAGTTGATGTAATGATTACTTTTGTCTTACGAAACACTCACACTGTCTGCATACTGTGGAGGCAGGACGGGCTGAACTAGCTTTGGTTCTGCTAATACACAGGGATCTAAGCGTAATTGCTGGCTTGGGAGTCCCAGATACCTTCTGGGTGAAACTCCAGGCACAAACCATAATCAGCAcacattcaggtgtttcatcatTGAATATTTTCGTAGGTTTCCTCAACAGAAGTTTACTGACCCTCAAGGCTTTTACTCAGAAGCAAATTGGACCTCAGCACCTTGTTTACGTTCAGCTGACTCGGCAAATGGCATTTTAATGACACCAGATTCGGCCATAAATGGAAGTGGCAGCTTTTAGCCTGGAATTACTGGCTCCTCCTTGACCCACTTAAATCtgaataaattatatttaaaaaataggcCTAGCAGAACATCAGTGAGAAAAGCTGGTTCACGTTGCATTAAGTGTTTTTATGTAAAGCTCATGCAGGGTTCATGGCGCCTTAAATATGACATTGACATTTAATATAATGGTGTGGTTGGTGGCTGAGGACTGGGTCGGCTCCGGTCTCTGTCTAGAAGCTTGGCAGCTAAGGGCCTTCATGCTGTTCCAGAGAAGGTCTCCAACTCACATGCCCACAAACACTTCTGGATGTATGAACGGGGCCATTTTGTAATAACTGAacaaaagcagagaaaaatcaTAAACCACACTCAAGCTGTCTGAGCCACAGAGCTGAAAGCATCCCTGTAGACTCTGATCACCTGGTTCACTAAATGCCTTCACTTCTTCTGCAATTTATCCAGTTCTTGGGGACGACACTAACATCAGAAGCAGTGCGCCCTCTCTAATACCTGCCACAGTGAACCGCCATTATCTTAAAGGTGCCGACAGATGTATCACTTTTCAAAGTTAACTTATATTTCCTTAGAACGTAGTCATTTTATAGCAGATGCGCTAATTGAGTACAAAATTACCTGAATGTTCAGGGAATCATTCCTACAAgtacaggcatacaaacatgATAATTCTGTGTCGGTCTTTAATTTAAGCATGTTTCGTGTTCTTCGGTCGAAATGTACATGGTTTTCAAAGAAATAAAACGCAAAGTCCGCTCTGTGGTACTCGTAGTTAAGCTTTGAGACTTGagataaaaaatacatataaaaaaaaaaaacggtacaTGTGAAAAGCATACAGATTACGGCAAAACGGCCACAAACGTGTCTCCCAAAGTCAAATTATCTCTATGGACCTAAACCATCTTTTCACACTAAAGCTAAGCACGATGTATACACTCTTGAATGATATGGCAGGAATATGTATTAATACGTTTAATTTTGCCGCATTTtaatatctttattaaatattGAAGAAATTCACCATAACACATGCATGTCACCTGCAGTCGGTGCGATGCGCATATATTCAAATAAATGTGAACGTCAAATTCAGCAGCATCTTTTCACGGTAAACGGGCTGCGTATTCAAGAACCCAAAAATAATGAATACAGACTATCCGATCGTGATGAACAGAAAGGTAGCGTTTGACCTTGCGTAGGAATCAGTGAGCATTATCCCATTATATATAAATAGATGTGCATGgataagaaaaaaaagcatacctTTAACCTTCATCTCCAGTCGTCCAACGTCTGCTCGTTCGGGGTGGACACTGGATTCAAATCCGTACAAACGCGTGAAGTGGGACCACGCCTTCGGATCGAGCTCCTCAACGAGGGGAAATGCTCATTATCTCACCGATAGTAGCTGAGATCCCTCCTGAAACGCAAAGCCAGCACCTGGCGTATTTAACACGCTTCCCATAAATCTCAGCTTCAGCTTCATTGTGCAAACATTACTTACTGGGTCGCTGCTCTTCAGTGCTCGCCTTCACCCATACCTATGGGACTTTCCTCTTTCCGTTACGATGACTACGTCTTATCGGAGCGGAATAGATAATAAACATACCGCATGCTTTAAGGTTGCGGTAGATTTTCTGCTTTTCTGTTATATTAATAATTCATAAACACAACGTCTCGGCTTTTTTACGGCAGTTGACATTGCTGTTTGTTATTTATTACATATAATGACGGATGTTGATGCTTTTAGTTCTCTGATGCTGAAGCAATGCCTATTTTGAACTTATTTTCATGTCCCTGGATATACAGCTTACTGACCCTTTACGCATTCATCTCGCGTACAAGATAACGAACTTGGAAGCACATATACCACTCTGATTTTGGATTAAAAAAAGATAATAAATCATAATGTATCTCTTTTGTGTACTTTAACGCTTTAGCTATTATATTTATGAGAATAGCATGAAATACTTAGGCCTATTTACTTGAATGAATAATATACAAAAGCCGTATTTTgcttaaaaatataatataaacatcAGTTGCATGTGGATTCTTGGCACGGAACATTGTCTACCCCCTAGAGGACATGTTCACAAATaaagtgtgtgtatgcattTAACGCAGAAGTAGATATATACATATCAAAGATCAAATATTTTGGTCTATACAGATCAAAAACTTCTCGTTACCTTGTGCTGGATGATTTGCTGAAATTGTAGTCATTTTTTAATGCTGCAACTGCATGAAGCACACCTCACTCATAGTGGCAATGTGTGTGTGACGATTTTAATTGACtaggttatttattttttggcttACTGTTTGTGCATGACTGATTTCATTTGAATAATAAAGGTAGCTCTTATTTGGCATAACGTAAAACCAAAATCTAATTTAACATGTAGGGGTCAAGTTGTGCTCTTTATGAATCTTTATCGCCTTTCGCTGTGCGCCCTGCTGGTCACGGCGCTGCCCTGTTGTCAGAGAGCAGCGGCATTCCCGGTGCATGCTGGGTACATAACCTCTGTGAGTATGACCGGACTCCCAATAAAACACGAATTCTCTGCATCATCTGTGTGACCCTTGCATGAAATTCGCCCTTGAATGTGTGTTTATACAGTGATATATGAGTACATACATAGGCTCAGTGTAGCAGCATCCTCCCTACCCCCACTGCACAGGCTCCGCCCACATCCTCGATCTGCCACAGAGGTGAGGTCCTCTTCCCACATTTACCATGGCCGAATGT
The sequence above is a segment of the Brienomyrus brachyistius isolate T26 chromosome 12, BBRACH_0.4, whole genome shotgun sequence genome. Coding sequences within it:
- the LOC125705298 gene encoding G protein-regulated inducer of neurite outgrowth 3-like, encoding MDAVSEAKSNLHIQMDGQLSALSSPSSAESRSHRAEEQQARRILTSQSNSDHCGGMAWSGSQVASLANETECRDDIKAGQGKLKRDGSCQGESVEGAGLRGCMDEGGSSVFTGREVMPLVILSEAAWNPSGSGKEQPFEEVLMKSQTVKPETDTSLGHLPHKDTVVPVRLPEMEPKLTQMTSKSKTTQSKRAEAAGGRPVQADPASSDGPTEPFQNAHHAQIYTENPKREVAESSSAEHQREGWRSKKEQGEERTGATGGRGNWPLQMEGDSTSTEVKPSPEDHTETPKDSKSPSHESHRRGTTPESQQSPSPPAEAFQNPQPSSAEKQGAWENHNLQFKEAATMTTSTEWGPPPKSKCQDAEVQTIADVCSRSTATSPLLFPASMCQHSCRLEEEDAEILAVLSPLNCGTFQAACSEDLSSRSGRVSATDPQMFSQCQVHVEPTLPDHQRMQPMLQKVRLEAGACQSVQASTFYTATSGPNCGLKATADTGRLPLRSGFAPLQPVYQINIQANRIPEIGICGKDSPPTTSPPRQTRSEHSNGNHVANSHGGPAPECLPPQEPPVPRDPLPPMKGSGSKKTRLQFVLENDQTVVSKNSKNSEHEADPHDSWAFGLDHDQETALSKPGALSHPPRNVGEEQELGEQGSSARKRSECEPVQDVVWDEQGMTWEVYGASLDPESLGFAIQSHLQSKIREQERKVRAIRKSICSESSQGKRGGRKSRNVFRVLLKSVRRPACCGRPRSSAVLD